In Candidatus Hinthialibacter antarcticus, a single window of DNA contains:
- a CDS encoding helix-turn-helix transcriptional regulator, whose product MDFKSSLTKGTVPILLLEILSEGEAYGYELCKDIASRSDGALKFGQGTVYPLLYKLEEKGWVVSERKSTPGGKERRYYKLTDAGAKHLERCKKTWFETSAAIGRILGANPIAQTCFG is encoded by the coding sequence ATGGACTTCAAATCATCTCTCACCAAAGGAACCGTACCGATTCTGCTGCTGGAAATCCTCAGTGAAGGCGAGGCCTACGGCTATGAACTCTGTAAGGATATCGCTAGTCGCAGCGACGGCGCCTTGAAATTCGGACAGGGAACCGTCTACCCGCTGTTGTATAAACTCGAAGAAAAAGGCTGGGTGGTCAGCGAGCGAAAATCCACCCCCGGCGGCAAGGAGCGGCGCTATTACAAGTTGACCGACGCGGGCGCCAAACACCTGGAACGCTGCAAGAAAACCTGGTTCGAAACCAGCGCCGCCATCGGACGCATCTTAGGCGCCAACCCCATCGCGCAAACCTGTTTTGGCTGA
- a CDS encoding CPBP family intramembrane metalloprotease has protein sequence MNYRIVARILFLIFASSMLACALFPFVFTMVQQWGWHYGPDRVFRRIWMISVILSLIGAGRWIGFQHPAKVGYVIHAGCFRNILFGAAIAWGFLLTLTVAYVAFGAWTPQSDYDLTKALLVGLLRGAVVSGLEEYIFRGLIFFSLRAHYGWWKAAIGCSIIFSSLHFLESHSSGAIADPNVWWMGFYLCGQMTYNMLTGFTLFPDAVSLFVVGMILCFAVQKSGTLWYSAGLHGGWVWAAAALSEWFSRTHIIDTYYIGGNRMFDGVIPFFGMFIIFPITHWLIQKGWVTKEVKARK, from the coding sequence ATGAACTATCGAATTGTCGCCCGCATTCTATTTTTAATATTCGCTTCGTCGATGCTGGCGTGCGCGTTGTTTCCGTTTGTGTTCACCATGGTTCAACAATGGGGATGGCATTACGGTCCCGACCGCGTGTTTCGCCGCATCTGGATGATCTCTGTTATTTTGTCGCTGATCGGCGCCGGTCGTTGGATTGGGTTTCAGCATCCCGCCAAGGTAGGGTACGTCATTCATGCGGGATGCTTTCGCAATATCCTCTTCGGCGCAGCAATCGCCTGGGGCTTTCTGCTCACGCTGACGGTTGCGTACGTCGCCTTTGGCGCGTGGACGCCGCAAAGCGATTACGACTTAACGAAAGCGCTGCTGGTCGGGCTGCTGCGCGGCGCGGTGGTGTCAGGCCTGGAAGAATACATTTTTCGCGGGCTGATCTTCTTTTCGCTGCGCGCCCATTACGGCTGGTGGAAAGCCGCGATTGGATGCAGCATTATTTTTTCTTCGCTGCATTTTTTAGAGAGCCACTCCAGCGGCGCCATTGCCGACCCCAACGTCTGGTGGATGGGCTTTTATCTCTGCGGGCAAATGACCTACAACATGCTGACCGGGTTTACGCTGTTTCCTGACGCGGTTTCGCTCTTCGTTGTGGGCATGATCTTGTGTTTCGCCGTACAAAAAAGCGGGACGCTGTGGTATAGCGCCGGGCTGCACGGCGGCTGGGTGTGGGCGGCGGCGGCGCTCAGCGAATGGTTCTCGCGTACGCATATTATTGATACCTATTACATCGGCGGCAACCGCATGTTCGACGGCGTGATTCCATTTTTTGGGATGTTTATCATCTTCCCGATTACGCACTGGTTGATTCAAAAGGGGTGGGTAACAAAAGAGGTTAAGGCGAGAAAATAA
- a CDS encoding sugar-binding protein, translated as MTNAARSIFIFSMVLIGMNGWAQNPDAPTHSINYTSGPAINGDLSDWSNAEWITYDKDSVVDSFGTNWNDPNAVCTFSTMYNEEALYCAAEVTDDVISHVNETTAFSWWVRDGVQWFIDFTNNSEQDVILYPDFLENFESGNMWLPGETIIAIGATEDQSVDTTRRWSVGTRTGSRSDNSDKTLEDGTVVRGEVNEDWEVVVVVEEGKYTIEAKIPWASIERSKYYSDPDPIPDDVDDQVMNQLGWTPMLPDPLQGSTISLTHLMIDTDLPAGGFQAQAMWVGDGDNDLNWTTATFAEPTGVQSWMIFN; from the coding sequence ATGACCAATGCAGCAAGGAGCATATTTATATTTTCAATGGTGCTGATTGGAATGAATGGATGGGCGCAAAACCCCGACGCCCCCACGCATTCGATCAACTACACCAGCGGCCCCGCGATTAACGGCGACTTGAGCGACTGGAGCAACGCCGAGTGGATTACGTATGACAAAGACAGCGTTGTTGATTCATTCGGAACCAACTGGAACGATCCCAACGCGGTCTGCACCTTCTCGACGATGTATAACGAAGAAGCGTTGTATTGCGCAGCCGAAGTCACCGACGATGTGATCTCGCACGTCAATGAAACCACGGCATTTTCCTGGTGGGTACGGGACGGCGTTCAGTGGTTTATTGATTTTACCAATAATTCTGAACAAGACGTGATTCTGTATCCTGATTTTTTAGAAAATTTTGAATCAGGAAACATGTGGCTGCCAGGCGAAACAATCATTGCGATTGGCGCGACGGAAGACCAAAGCGTCGATACAACCCGCCGCTGGTCTGTTGGAACCCGGACCGGCAGCCGTTCTGATAACAGCGACAAAACACTCGAAGACGGAACCGTCGTTCGGGGCGAAGTCAACGAAGACTGGGAAGTCGTTGTGGTTGTTGAAGAGGGCAAATATACCATCGAAGCGAAAATCCCCTGGGCTTCGATTGAGAGAAGCAAATACTACAGCGATCCTGATCCCATCCCAGACGACGTCGATGATCAAGTCATGAATCAATTGGGCTGGACTCCGATGCTTCCCGACCCGCTGCAAGGAAGCACGATTAGTTTGACCCATTTGATGATTGACACCGATCTCCCGGCGGGCGGATTTCAAGCCCAGGCGATGTGGGTTGGCGATGGAGATAACGACTTGAACTGGACAACCGCTACGTTTGCGGAACCAACGGGCGTTCAATCCTGGATGATATTTAATTAA